The proteins below come from a single Metarhizium brunneum chromosome 1, complete sequence genomic window:
- the NDB2_0 gene encoding External alternative NAD(P)H-ubiquinone oxidoreductase B2, with amino-acid sequence MDGLTRIQCRSLMKLSSHVPRAAAHAISRRHASTLATTNAPGTKERVVILGSGWAGYAAARTLSPSKTTRILISPRSHFAFTPLLASTSVGTLEFRAAIEPVRRLGLDEFHQAWASSIDFKNKTIRVEANLRGDVSAATNRPEIKGEEFDVKYDKLVIAVGCYSQTFGIEGVKEHANFLRDVGDARAIRLQVLQAFETADLPTTSDEERKKLLHFAVVGGGPTGIEFAAELHDLIKDDLSRMYPKLQKHCAITVYDIAPKVLPMFDSKLAAYATETFKRQGIRVKTEHHLTRIRRQGHVLMLQIKEEPEEVGAGIVVWSTGLMQNPLVKTLVESDIEGVGKI; translated from the exons ATGGACGGCCTTACTCGCATTCAGTGCCGGTCGTTGATGAAGCTCTCGTCGCACGTGCCTCGAGCTGCAGCTCATGCGATATCCAGACGGCATGCTTCAACACTTGCTACTACCAACG CCCCAGGTACCAAAGAAAGAGTCGTTATTCTCGGTTCTGGCTGGGCAGGCTACGCCGCCGCGCGCACCCTCTCCCCTTCCAAAACCACACGCATCCTCATCTCCCCTCGATCCCACTTCGCCTTCACCCCTCTCCTCGCGTCAACGTCCGTAGGGACCCTCGAGTTTCGCGCGGCCATTGAGCCTGTTCGTCGGCTGGGGCTCGACGAGTTCCACCAAGCATGGGCCTCCAGCATCGACTTCAAAAATAAGACCATCCGCGTCGAGGCCAACTTGCGCGGAGACGTCAGTGCCGCCACCAACAGGCCCGAGATCAAAGGGGAGGAATTCGACGTCAAGTACGACAAGCTCGTCATTGCCGTGGGCTGCTACAGCCAGACCTTTGGCATCGAGGGCGTCAAGGAGCACGCCAATTTCTTGAGAGACGTAGGCGATGCGCGGGCTATCCGACTGCAGGTCCTGCAGGCGTTTGAGACGGCGGAcctgccgacgacgagcgaTGAGGAGCGCAAGAAGCTGTTGCATTTTGCCGTCGTGGGTGGCGGTCCGACAGGCATCGAGTTTGCCGCGGAGCTGCACGACTTGATCAAGGACGACTTGTCGAGGATGTATCCCAAGCTGCAGAAGCACTGCGCCATCACCGTCTATGACATCGCGCCAAAGGTGCTTCCCATGTTTGACAGTAAGCTGGCCGCGTATGCGACCGAGACGTTCAAGCGACAGGGCATCCGGGTCAAGACGGAGCACCACCTCACCCGCATCCGCCGACAAGGACACGTCCTGATGCTGCAGATCAAGGAGGAACCAGAGGAGGTTGGcgccggcatcgtcgtctggAGCACGGGGCTCATGCAGAACCCGCTGGTCAAGACCCTCGTCGAGTCTGACATTGAGGGGGTTGGCAAGATT